In Gadus macrocephalus chromosome 4, ASM3116895v1, the following proteins share a genomic window:
- the LOC132455669 gene encoding CD151 antigen-like isoform X2 yields MANCRTYMRGLVISFNLLLLLFGILMIVVGFSSGYGNKHLILIQLDEYSSTQSLLVLRGFGPVTVVIAILGLSASATRTRTLLLVYSALVFVVFLALMIVSAPLIQVQTQIERGMEELFLNVTPLYRAEAELQRPLEELQLTDSCCGLKRASDWKDQIPPSCFCSPPYPSSPPYTHMSSSSRPLGNSTVLAPCVSVRRSQAPVTPRDPVTPRDPVTPRDPVTPRDPVTSRYTVTSATSEELWVHSKMAAMLLSLALALERFWTHWKTPVVETTVDDFNRVKYQPQPSLT; encoded by the exons CTGTTTGGGATTCTGATGATCGTTGTGGGATTCTCATCGGGCTACGGCAACAAACACCTCATCTTGATACAG CTGGATGAGTACTCCAGTACCCAGAGCCTGCTGGTTCTTAGGGGTTTCGGACCGGTTACCGTGGTGATCGCCATCCTGGGACTCAGCGCCTCGGCGACACGGACCAGGACCCTACTACTGGTg TACTCTGCCCTGGTCTTCGTGGTGTTCCTGGCCCTCATGATCGTGTCAGCTCCTCTCATCCAGGTCCAGACCCAG ATCGAGCGGGGGATGGAGGAGTTGTTCTTGAACGTTACTCCTCTCTACAGAGCGGAGGCGGAGCTCCAGCGGCCGCTGGAGGAACTGCAGCTGACG gactCCTGCTGTGGTCTGAAGAGGGCTTCTGATTGGAAGGATCAGATTCCTCCTTCCTGTTTCTGttcccccccttacccctcgTCTCCCCCCTACACCCACATGAG ctcctcctctcGTCCTCTAGGCAACAGTACAGTTCTGGCTCCTTGTGTGTCCGTCAGAAGGTCACAAGCCCCCGTGACCCCCCGTGACCCCGTGACCCCCCGTGACCCTGTGACCCCCCGTGACCCTGTGACCCCCCGTGACCCTGTGACCTCCCGCTACACTGTCACCTCTGCAACTTCAGAGGAGCTGTGGGTCCACTccaag atgGCTGCTATGCTCCTGTCTCTAGCTCTGGCTCTGGAGAGGTTCTGGACCCACTGGAAAACACCGGTGGTGGAGACCACTGTGGACGACTTCAACAGAGTCAAGTACCAgcctcaaccctccctcacctga
- the LOC132455669 gene encoding CD151 antigen-like isoform X1, whose protein sequence is MANCRTYMRGLVISFNLLLLLFGILMIVVGFSSGYGNKHLILIQLDEYSSTQSLLVLRGFGPVTVVIAILGLSASATRTRTLLLVYSALVFVVFLALMIVSAPLIQVQTQIERGMEELFLNVTPLYRAEAELQRPLEELQLTDSCCGLKRASDWKDQIPPSCFCSPPYPSSPPYTHMSSSSRPLGNSTVLAPCVSVRRSQAPVTPRDPVTPRDPVTPRDPVTPRDPVTSRYTVTSATSEELWVHSKPCGPILKSHLTFLIRVSIGVISAFTTVLMAAMLLSLALALERFWTHWKTPVVETTVDDFNRVKYQPQPSLT, encoded by the exons CTGTTTGGGATTCTGATGATCGTTGTGGGATTCTCATCGGGCTACGGCAACAAACACCTCATCTTGATACAG CTGGATGAGTACTCCAGTACCCAGAGCCTGCTGGTTCTTAGGGGTTTCGGACCGGTTACCGTGGTGATCGCCATCCTGGGACTCAGCGCCTCGGCGACACGGACCAGGACCCTACTACTGGTg TACTCTGCCCTGGTCTTCGTGGTGTTCCTGGCCCTCATGATCGTGTCAGCTCCTCTCATCCAGGTCCAGACCCAG ATCGAGCGGGGGATGGAGGAGTTGTTCTTGAACGTTACTCCTCTCTACAGAGCGGAGGCGGAGCTCCAGCGGCCGCTGGAGGAACTGCAGCTGACG gactCCTGCTGTGGTCTGAAGAGGGCTTCTGATTGGAAGGATCAGATTCCTCCTTCCTGTTTCTGttcccccccttacccctcgTCTCCCCCCTACACCCACATGAG ctcctcctctcGTCCTCTAGGCAACAGTACAGTTCTGGCTCCTTGTGTGTCCGTCAGAAGGTCACAAGCCCCCGTGACCCCCCGTGACCCCGTGACCCCCCGTGACCCTGTGACCCCCCGTGACCCTGTGACCCCCCGTGACCCTGTGACCTCCCGCTACACTGTCACCTCTGCAACTTCAGAGGAGCTGTGGGTCCACTccaag CCCTGCGGTCCGATCCTGAAGAGTCACCTGACCTTCCTCATCAGAGTCAGCATAGGAGTCATATCTGCCTTCACCACTGTTCTG atgGCTGCTATGCTCCTGTCTCTAGCTCTGGCTCTGGAGAGGTTCTGGACCCACTGGAAAACACCGGTGGTGGAGACCACTGTGGACGACTTCAACAGAGTCAAGTACCAgcctcaaccctccctcacctga